The region TTATTACGCGACTGAAAACACGTCAAAGCGCAACCCAAACACCATCACTTAACATTGAAAGAAATCAAGAATGCCCAAACTAAAAAATGTGGTCGCCGTCGACTGGCGCGCGGAAAAAGATAAAATCTTCTTCTTTTTCAAAGACAGTAATACTTATACAAAATTCGTTATAGACGGTAACGGAGTTCCTGATGGGTACCCCGCACCGATCAGATTCGGTAACTGGCATGATTTTCATATGCACGCAAAAAACTTGCGATTTGGGTTCACCACCACAAACTTTCAACGAGAAGACAGGTTTGGCCTTGATCAGGATTTTCTCTGGCTATTTTATGACGATGGCGGTACGCCAATGGTCTGCACCTATTATCAAGACGAAGACAAAGTAATAGGAAACTCTCGTGTTGCTGATTCGATATGGCACATGATTCTTCCTTATTTTGATCGTATCGTCGCGGGTACCTGGTGGCAGAACTCCACACCTCCACACCTGTCGTTTCGATTCCTCATGAACGACGGTAATTCACTATTCCTTAAATGGTATCCCCCTCGACAAAATCCGATGGCGACTGGGCACATAAAGTGACGCTTCAACCCATCACTAACAAAACATGGCCTGGCCTGGAGCCCTACAAGGACCGGATCATTACGGCCGCACAAAATGATCGAACACTTGCCGATAGTTATTACTATATTTTCCTGACAGGTAACGAGTACATCACCTACAACATCCAGCAAAACAAAGTCGAATATGGCCCGTATAAAGTCAGTGACTCTACCTGGCCCGGACTGTTACGCGACTGAACGCCAACCAGTCCCCATGGCAGCCAAGCGGCGGTTAATCATCGGTTAATCGCCGCCCACCATTGTGCACCTCACTTGCACAGGGATAAGGCCTACCCATGCGTCGACTGTTTTTCCTCTTTGCTCTCTTGATCTCGGGTCTGGCCCAGGCTGGCACCAATCCGTTCGAGACCAAACCCGACTTTCTCCCCGTCGATCAGGCGTTCATCTTTACCTCCGAACGCCTTGAATCCGGTGAAACCCAACTGTTCTGGCAAATCGCCGACGGTTATTACCTGTATCAAAAACGTCTGAAATTCGACGGACTGGAACCGCAGCAGCACCCCGCACTGCCTGAGGGCGAGTCGCATAGCGATGAGTTCTTTGGTGAGCAGCAGGTCTATCGCCAGGGTCTGGAACTGAAGATCCCGGCCGGTGCCACCGGCCAGATCAAGGTTGGTTTCCAGGGCTGTGCCGATGCTGGCCTGTGTTATCCGCCACAGACCCAGGTCGTGAACCTGGGCAACGCTGCCGACGCGCCCGCTATCAATGAAGCCCCGGACCAAGCCCTGGCCAGCAACCTGCAACAGCGGGCGCTGGGCTGGAGTTTGCTGGTGTTCTTCGGCCTGGGTCTGCTGCTGGCCTTCACCCCCTGCACCTTGCCGATGCTACCGATTCTGGGCGGTTTGATCGTTGGCAGCGGCGCAACGCCCAAACGCGGTTTCGCGCTGGCCGGCAGTTATGTGGTCTGCATGGCGCTGGTGTATGCGGCGATGGGCGTTTTGGCGTCTCTGCTGGGGGCCAACCTTCAGGCACTGCTGCAAAATCCCTGGTTGCTGGGCAGTTTCGCTGCGGTATTTGTGTTGTTGGCACTGCCGATGTTCGGCTTCTTTGAGCTGCAACTGCCGGTGGCCGTGCGCGATCGGCTGGAAAACGTCTCGCGCAATCAACGCGGCGGCAGCCTGATCGGGGCCGGTGTGCTGGGGGCCTTGTCCGGTCTGTTGGTCGGTCCGTGCATGACCGCGCCACTGGCCGGTGCCCTGCTCTACATCGCCCAGAGCGGCAACGCATTGCACGGCGGGCTGATTCTGTTCGCCATGGGCATCGGCATCGGTGTGCCGCTGTTGTTGCTGGTGACCGTCGGCAACCGCTTCCTGCCCAAGCCCGGCGCCTGGATGAACCTGCTCAAAGGCGTGTTCGGTTTCCTCTTCCTCGCCACCGCGCTGCTGATGCTGCGCCCGGTGCTGGACGAGTCGCTGTGGGTCGGACTGTGCGGCGCCTTGCTGTTGATCGCCGCCTACAGCGCCTGGAAACAGGCGGAAGGCTTTAGTCGCGTCGCCCATGTGTTCGGCGCCAGTTCGCTGCTGCTGGGTATATGGGGCAGCCTGTTGATGATCGGTGCAGCGGGCGGCAGCGATGATCTGTTCAAGCCGTTGCAGGTTTATGCCGGTTCCAGTTCCAGCAATACCGCCAGCCCGGTCGGCCATGATGCGTTCACCACGATCAAGGACCCTGCGTCACTGCAACGGGAGTTGGATGCCGCGCAGGCGCAGGGCCAATGGGTGTTGCTGGATTATTACGCCGACTGGTGCGTGTCGTGCAAAGTCATGGAAAAACAGGTCTTCGCCAAACCTCAGGTGCTTGAAGCCCTGAGCGATGTACGCTTGCTACGGCTGGACGTCACCGCCGACAATGCCGCCAGCCGCGAACTGCTCGGCCGTTATAAAGTGCCGGGGCCGCCTAGCCTGCTGTGGATTGGTGCCGACGGCGTCGAGCGCCGCAGCCAGCGCATCACCGGCGAGGTCGATGCCGACACCTTCCTGCAACGCTGGACCACCACCCGAGATGCCCGTTAATGCTGACCTTTACCCTCGGCACCTTTGCCATCGCGCTTAATCACCTGCTGCTGATCAGTGCCCTGGCGCTGGCCACCTTTGTCGGCTGGCGAGTGGCCAAGCGCGGCGGCGATAACCCCGAGTCGGTGCTGTTCGGCCTGTTTTTGCTGGGCATGCTGGGGGCGCGGATCAGTTTCGTGGTCGCCTACTGGGCGCAGTACCGCAACGATCCGTGGCAGATCATCGACCTGCGCGATGGCGGCTTTCTCGCTTGGCCGGGCGTGATCGTGCTGGTGCTCGCCGCGTTGTATCGCGGTTGGCGCCGACCGGGTTTGCGCCGGCCACTGGGTTTCGGTGTCGGCAGCGGCCTGCTGTTCTGGTTGCTGGCGACCTTCTCCTTGAGTCTTTACGAACAAGGCACGCGCCTGCCGGAAATCACCTTGCGCAATGCCGCCGGCGAAACCGTGCAACTGGCCGACTATCAGGGTGGCCCGCTGGTCATCAACCTCTGGGCCACTTGGTGTCCGCCGTGCCGCCGGGAAATGCCGGTGCTGGAAAACGCCCAGCAACAGCGCCCGGACCTGACCTTCCTGTTCGTCAACCAGGCCGAAAGCATGCAAAGCGTCAGCACTTTCCTGGAAACCCAGGGCCTGAGCCTGTCCAATGTGCTGTTCGATGGCAGCGGCCGACTGGGTCAGGCCGTCGGCTCCATGGCCTTGCCGACTACGCTGTTTTATAGCCACGACGGTCGCCTGCTGGGCAGCCATCTGGGCGAATTGTCGCAAGCAAGCCTGGCCCGAGCCCTGGAAAACTTCGACACCCCTAATCCTGCCGCACCGGCTACCTCTGCAAGGAAATTACCATGCCTCGCCTCCGCCACCTGCTGACGCTGACCCTGGGCGCTGCCCTGCTACACCTGCCGTCGGTACAGGCTGCTGAAGAACTGCCCGATGCGATCAAAAAGATCGAAGCCAAAGGCGCGAAAATTGTCGGCCAGTTCGATGCACCGGACGGTTTGCGTGGTTACGCGGCGCAATACCAGAACCGCGGCATGGCGCTGTACCTGACCCCGGATGGCAAGCACGTGCTGCTCGGTAACCTGTACGACGCTGACGGCAATGACCTGAGCAGCGCGCCGCTGCAGAAGCTGGTCTACGCGCCGATGGCCAAGGAAGTCTGGGGCAAGATGGAAGCGAGCAACTGGATCGGCGACGGCAACAAGGACGCACCGCGCGTCGTGTACCTGTTCAGCGATCCGAACTGCCCTTACTGCAATATGTTCTGGGAACAGGCGCGGCCGTGGGTCAAGGCTGGCAAGGTGCAATTGCGGCACATCATGGTCGGGATTATCCGCGAAGACAGCCCGGGCAAATCCGCCGCGCTGTTGGCCGCCAAGGACCCAAGCAAAGCCCTGGAGGAACACGAGAAATCCGGCAAGGCCAGTTCGCTCAAGGCCTTGAAAGAGGTGCCACCGGCGATTCAGGCGAAACTCGCGGCGAACATGAAATTGATGGAGGACCTGGAGTTGTCAGCGACCCCGGCGATTTTCTACATGGATGACAAGGGCGAGTTGCAGCAACAACAAGGCGCGCCGTCGCCGGACAAGTTGTTGTCGATTCTCGGGCCGCGTTCGGACGATCTTTTTCTTAAACGCTATACCTGATGTTGCTCAGCCAAAAACTTCAGCAGCGCCGCCGTCACAAACCCCGGATTCTCCAGATTGGAGATATGTCCCGCCTCCGGCACCAACACACACGGGCAACCAATCAGCTCAGCCATCTCTCGGGCCTCGGATGGCGGCCGTGGCTTGTCCTGATCACCACACATCACCAACGTGGTTTCAGCATTCAACTCAGCCAGTCGCGGCAACAGATCATCCCGACCAAACGTAATCCGCCCCATCGGCACGATGCCCTCGCGCAGACGTTCAGCGGGCAACGCCGCCAGCGATGCGCGGAATTGCTGATACAGCGCCGACTGCGGATCAATGCCCGGACGGAAGAAGATCGGCACCACGATGTCCAGTAGTTGCGGCGAGATCACGCCGGTGTCTTCAATCTGTTTGAACAGCGAAAAATAGTATTGGCGAGTCGGCTCGGGTTCGACGCCGACGTAAGTGTCCATCAGCACCAGGCCGTTGAGCCGCTGCGGTGCCGACAGCGCCAAACGCACGCCCCACATGCTACCGACCGACAACCCGACCAGGGTGACGCGATCGATGTCCAGATGATCGAGCAGCGCCAATGCCTGACGTGCAATGTCATCCAGTGACGTTGTGCCTTCGGGCAGCCGTCCGGACTCACCGTGGCCCCAGAGGTCCAGGGCAATCACCCGATACTGCTGCGACAGCGCGGCAATCTGCGGCGCCCACATGGCCTGGTCCCACAGGTAGCTGCCAGCCAGCAGGACTGCCGGGCCAGTGCCTTGATCTGTGTAGTGAAGGGGTTGTCCGTCTATTGTTGCGAAGGGCATCGAATGTCTCCTCTCCAAAAAATGGCATGGGCAGACTGTGCCGCTGGCGATCTACAGTCAACCTTATGGTGCTTTTGCCGGCCCTTTCGCGAGCAAGCCCGCTCCCACATTGGAATGCGTTCCCCTGTGGGAGCGGGCTTGCTCGCGAAGAGGCCGGTACAGGCGCCAGAGAACTACAGCCCCTCCAACTCCGCCATCAGATCATTCAGTCGATCAACTTTCTCTTCGGTGATGTCACTCGCCGCCAACCCCTCGATGTATTCGGCCAACGCTTCCACCGTGCTGCACTCGAACATTGCCCGCAGCGGCACGTTACGTTGCAGGGCTTTTTGCACCCGCGAGGCGATTTGTGTCGCCAGCAGCGAATGGCCGCCCAGCTCGAAAAAATTGTCGCGAATGCCGACTTTCTCCACCTTCAACACTTCAGCCCAAATGTCAGCCAGGGTCTGCTCCAGTTCATTGCGAGAGGCCAGATAATCCTGGCTCTGCAACTGGCCAATCTCCAGCGCCGGCAGCGCCTTGCGATCAAGTTTGCCGTTGGCGTTCAGCGGCATTTTTTCGAGCCACAACCAGTGCAGCGGCACCATGTATTCCGGCAATTCGGCGCGCAGACGTTGCTTGATACGCTCCAGTCGTTCACTCGGGTTGAGCGCTGAATTCGCCGCGACCAGATAGCCGACCAAGTGCTTGCCGTTTACACCTTCTTGCACGCCAACCGCCGCATCGCGAACTTCCGGTTGTTCGTACAGGCGCGCTTCGATTTCCCCCAACTCGATGCGGTAACCGCGAATCTTCACCTGATGATCGATGCGGCCAACGTATTCCAACACGCCGTCACTGCGCCGACGGGCCAGGTCGCCGGTGCGATACAACCGGTCACCGGGCTCGCCAAACGGGTTCGGCACAAACACTTGGGCGGTGCGCAGCGGATCACTGACATAACCGCGACCGACGCCGGTCCCCGCGACGCACAACTCACCCACCGCACCCAACGGCACCAGTTCCAGCGCGCCATCGAGCAGGTACAAACGGTTGTTGTCGGTTGGCGTACCAATCGGCAAATAACTGCCGCGGGTCGAGGCCATGTCGACGCGGAAGAACGCCACATCGTCCGAGCATTCCGCCGGGCCATAGGCGTTGACCAGCCCGATACCCGGGTAGCGCAGCAACCATTGGTGTGCCAGTTCCGGCGGCATCGCTTCACCGGTCGGCAGCATCCAGCGCAGGCCGTCGAGGCTCATGCGGTCCTGGGCGAGCATGCCCTGGATCAGCGACGGCACGCTTTCGAGCACGGTGATGCCCTGGCTCTGGACGTGAGCCAACAAGCCCTGCGGATCATGGGCGATGGTGTTCGGCACGATGTCTACCCGCGCGCCGAACAGCGGCGCGGCGAGGAACTGCCAGACCGAAATATCGAAACTTTGCGAGGCGGTTTGCGCAATCACATCCGCAGCGCTCAGGCTCAGGTACGGCACCTTGCTCAACTGGTTATTGAGCATGCCGCGCTGCTCGACCATCACACCTTTCGGCAAACCGGTGGAGCCCGAGGTATAGATCACGTAGGCCAGGTTATCCGGCCCGCTGTAGATGCCCGGGTTTTGCACCGAGGCATCACTCGCCTGCACCTCCTCCCAGACCAGCAATCGAGGTCGATGGGCGCAACCAAACTCTTCCAGCAACGCCACCGCTTGTTCACGGCAAGCCTTAGTGCAGACCAGCAACGGTGTATGACTCAGGTCGATGATCCGGCTCAAACGCTGGCTCGGCAGCGCTGGGTCCAGCGGCAGGTAACCGGCACCGGCCTTGAAGCTGCCGATGATCATGCCGAGCAGATCGAGGTTACGTTCCGCCAGCAACGCCACCGGTTGATCCAGCCCGACGCCGGCCGCGATCAACGCATGACCGAGGCGGTTACTGCGCTGGTTCAGCTCGACGTAACTGTGCAGACGGTCGAGGCAACTGGCGGCGATGCGCTGCGGATGCTGGGCAACCTGGGCTTCGAACAACTCGACGTAGCTTTGCTCCAGCGGGTAGTCGTGTTCGCTCTGGTTACAGCCGTGGATCAAGAAGTCCTGCTCCTCCGCGCCCAGCAACGGCAAGTCAGCCATGTCGCCATGGAAGCCCGCTACCAACGCCAGCAGCAAACGCTTGAACTCACCGAGCATGCGCTCGACCGTGGATTCGTCGAAATAGCGCTGATCGTAGGACAGGTGCAAACCGAGGTCATCGCCCGGATAGCAAACCGCCGTCAGCGGGAAGTTGGTGTGGGTGCGACCCGAATCCGAGCGTGGCGTTGAGGCTTTGCGCACGGTCCAGCACCGAGACTTCCACCGGAGCGTTTTCGAACACGAACAGGCTGTCGAACAGCGGCTGGCCCTTGGGCAGTTCGCTGTTTTCCTGAATCGTTACCAGCGGCAGGTATTCGTACTCACGTAG is a window of Pseudomonas sp. 10S4 DNA encoding:
- the dsbD gene encoding protein-disulfide reductase DsbD, with protein sequence MRRLFFLFALLISGLAQAGTNPFETKPDFLPVDQAFIFTSERLESGETQLFWQIADGYYLYQKRLKFDGLEPQQHPALPEGESHSDEFFGEQQVYRQGLELKIPAGATGQIKVGFQGCADAGLCYPPQTQVVNLGNAADAPAINEAPDQALASNLQQRALGWSLLVFFGLGLLLAFTPCTLPMLPILGGLIVGSGATPKRGFALAGSYVVCMALVYAAMGVLASLLGANLQALLQNPWLLGSFAAVFVLLALPMFGFFELQLPVAVRDRLENVSRNQRGGSLIGAGVLGALSGLLVGPCMTAPLAGALLYIAQSGNALHGGLILFAMGIGIGVPLLLLVTVGNRFLPKPGAWMNLLKGVFGFLFLATALLMLRPVLDESLWVGLCGALLLIAAYSAWKQAEGFSRVAHVFGASSLLLGIWGSLLMIGAAGGSDDLFKPLQVYAGSSSSNTASPVGHDAFTTIKDPASLQRELDAAQAQGQWVLLDYYADWCVSCKVMEKQVFAKPQVLEALSDVRLLRLDVTADNAASRELLGRYKVPGPPSLLWIGADGVERRSQRITGEVDADTFLQRWTTTRDAR
- a CDS encoding TlpA disulfide reductase family protein — its product is MLTFTLGTFAIALNHLLLISALALATFVGWRVAKRGGDNPESVLFGLFLLGMLGARISFVVAYWAQYRNDPWQIIDLRDGGFLAWPGVIVLVLAALYRGWRRPGLRRPLGFGVGSGLLFWLLATFSLSLYEQGTRLPEITLRNAAGETVQLADYQGGPLVINLWATWCPPCRREMPVLENAQQQRPDLTFLFVNQAESMQSVSTFLETQGLSLSNVLFDGSGRLGQAVGSMALPTTLFYSHDGRLLGSHLGELSQASLARALENFDTPNPAAPATSARKLPCLASATC
- the dsbG gene encoding thiol:disulfide interchange protein DsbG is translated as MPRLRHLLTLTLGAALLHLPSVQAAEELPDAIKKIEAKGAKIVGQFDAPDGLRGYAAQYQNRGMALYLTPDGKHVLLGNLYDADGNDLSSAPLQKLVYAPMAKEVWGKMEASNWIGDGNKDAPRVVYLFSDPNCPYCNMFWEQARPWVKAGKVQLRHIMVGIIREDSPGKSAALLAAKDPSKALEEHEKSGKASSLKALKEVPPAIQAKLAANMKLMEDLELSATPAIFYMDDKGELQQQQGAPSPDKLLSILGPRSDDLFLKRYT
- a CDS encoding alpha/beta fold hydrolase gives rise to the protein MPFATIDGQPLHYTDQGTGPAVLLAGSYLWDQAMWAPQIAALSQQYRVIALDLWGHGESGRLPEGTTSLDDIARQALALLDHLDIDRVTLVGLSVGSMWGVRLALSAPQRLNGLVLMDTYVGVEPEPTRQYYFSLFKQIEDTGVISPQLLDIVVPIFFRPGIDPQSALYQQFRASLAALPAERLREGIVPMGRITFGRDDLLPRLAELNAETTLVMCGDQDKPRPPSEAREMAELIGCPCVLVPEAGHISNLENPGFVTAALLKFLAEQHQV